TTAGCGTTCATGAAAAAGAGATAGAAAATATCATCTTAAACGCTAGAGCCGAGGCTAACAAGATTAGACAAGATGCCTTGAATGCCGCAAAAGACAGCGCTTTTAAAGAAGCTGAGGCAAAAAGGGCTGAATTTGAAGCTGACTACAACAGTTTTTTAAATTCTTTAAGCGCTCAAAAAGAGCAGTTAAAGGCTGATTTGGTTGCAAATTTACCGGAACTTAAGTCAGCGTTAAATAGCAAATTGGCTAGAATTTAAAGGAGTGTTATGAAGATAAAATTTTTACTTCTAATGGTTTTACCTATACTTGCTTTTGCTAGTGATCACAGTGGTGCAAACTACGACATAATCGAAAGAGCATTAAACTTTTTGTTGTTTTTTAGTATTTTGATCTACTTTGTCGCTAAACCACTTAAACAACTATACTTAGATAGGATAGCAAACATAGCTAATAAGCTTGAAAGTATCCAGGAAAAACTTCGCGCTTCAAAAGCCAAAAAAGATGATGCTTTAAAACGTGTTGAAGAGGCTAAAATCAATGCTGCTTCACTTGTTGAAACAGCTAAAAAAGAGGCTCAAAATTTAGTTCAAAAAGTTAAAAAAGAGAGTGAGCTAGAGATTGTAAACATGGAAAGAAGCTTCAAAGATCAAAAAGATTTTGAAGAGCGCAAGATGACAAAAACAGTCGTTAATGAGATCTTGAATGAAATTTTTGCTAGCGATAGCTTAAAAATCGATCAAAAAGAACTCATCAATATCATACTAAAAAAGGTTAGCTAATGAATGAAGCGGTAACAAAAAAATACGTAAAAGCTATTTTAGGCAACCTAAATGCTAACGACCTGGAGAAATTTGTAGCAAATTTAGCTGAAATTTCAGCTGCTTTTGGTGTTGAAAAATTTAGAAATATTATAAATTTACCAACATTAAAAAGCATGCAAAAGGTTGAATTTATACTGTCACTTGTAAATAACCCTAGTCAAAATTTTGTAAATTTTATAAAATTACTAGGCAGCAACAAAAGACTTGAAATAATACCCGCAGTACTTGCAGAGATAAAAGCGCAACAAGCAAAGCTAAATAACATTTACAACGGTAATGTTGTTGGAAATTTTAATATAAACGATGACCAACTTAAGTCATTGGAAGAAAATTTCTCAAAACGCTTTGATGCAAAAGTGAAGCTTGAGGGCGAAAATAGCGATTATAACGGTATTAAGATAGAGCTTGATAGTTTGGGGGTAGAGGTAAATTTCTCTATTGATAGATTAAAAGCTCAACTAAGCGAACATATATTAAAAGCAATTTAAAAGGAGTAAAAGCGTGAGTGCAAAAATTAAAGCTGACGAAATTAGCGCGATAATTAAAGAGCGAATTGAAAATTTCGATCTAAGCGTTGACGTTGAAGAAACGGGCAAGGTTATATCGGTTGCTGACGGCGTTGCTAATGTTTATGGTCTTAAAAACAT
This is a stretch of genomic DNA from Campylobacter sp. RM6914. It encodes these proteins:
- a CDS encoding FoF1 ATP synthase subunit B', whose product is MLEIDLPLVVLTAMVFLALIAILNPLLYKPMLKFIDERNASIKSDEESTSKNANDLSVHEKEIENIILNARAEANKIRQDALNAAKDSAFKEAEAKRAEFEADYNSFLNSLSAQKEQLKADLVANLPELKSALNSKLARI
- a CDS encoding F0F1 ATP synthase subunit B, with product MKIKFLLLMVLPILAFASDHSGANYDIIERALNFLLFFSILIYFVAKPLKQLYLDRIANIANKLESIQEKLRASKAKKDDALKRVEEAKINAASLVETAKKEAQNLVQKVKKESELEIVNMERSFKDQKDFEERKMTKTVVNEILNEIFASDSLKIDQKELINIILKKVS
- a CDS encoding F0F1 ATP synthase subunit delta, with product MNEAVTKKYVKAILGNLNANDLEKFVANLAEISAAFGVEKFRNIINLPTLKSMQKVEFILSLVNNPSQNFVNFIKLLGSNKRLEIIPAVLAEIKAQQAKLNNIYNGNVVGNFNINDDQLKSLEENFSKRFDAKVKLEGENSDYNGIKIELDSLGVEVNFSIDRLKAQLSEHILKAI